In Nocardia yunnanensis, one DNA window encodes the following:
- a CDS encoding universal stress protein, translating into MTAYRTIVVGTDGSDSSYVAVERAAALAGAEGATLYIACAYFPTDDRDVAAAADVLKDEAYQVRGSAPTSEILRVARDKAVAVGAANVVEQAVVGEPVESLLDLVKKVEADLLVVGNRGLNTLAGRLLGSVPSDVARKSRCDVLIVHTVR; encoded by the coding sequence ATGACCGCCTACCGGACGATCGTCGTCGGTACCGATGGCTCGGACTCGTCGTACGTCGCCGTCGAGCGGGCCGCGGCTCTGGCCGGTGCCGAGGGCGCCACGCTGTACATCGCCTGCGCGTATTTCCCGACCGACGACCGCGATGTGGCCGCCGCCGCCGACGTGCTGAAGGACGAGGCCTACCAGGTGCGCGGTTCCGCGCCCACCAGCGAGATCCTGCGCGTGGCGCGGGACAAGGCCGTCGCCGTCGGCGCGGCCAACGTGGTGGAGCAGGCCGTCGTCGGCGAGCCCGTCGAATCGCTGCTGGACCTGGTCAAGAAGGTGGAGGCCGACCTGCTCGTCGTGGGTAACCGCGGCCTCAACACCCTGGCCGGCCGCCTGCTGGGCTCGGTGCCGTCGGATGTGGCCCGCAAGAGCCGCTGCGACGTGCTGATCGTGCACACCGTGCGCTGA
- a CDS encoding HelD family protein — MEREQQYLTKLYEQLDGMRAYAQRRLRTVLLETGGTPQARSERESFTQLYSEDLSKYDAAEHGLCFGRIDIAADDSGDGAEGENRYIGRIGILDESADYETLLLDWRAPLARPFYLATTAAPDGVTRRRHIRSRNRKVTALNDEYLDLDAARRAGVVGGDGGVGSESALLAALNAARTGHMNDIVETIQHEQDAIIRSEHKSVLVVQGGPGTGKTAVALHRAAYLLYTYRQQLDKAGVLIIGPNSTFLDYIGQVLPSLGETGVLLSTIGNLYPGVRATLEDSLRAGELKGSLAMLEVLKKAVRDWQEVPREPIRLYFDGHQLELDRKIVTKARGRARSSRRPHNLARPIFAASVVDALTDQLAAAIGANPLGGRNLLSQTDLTEIRDEMRADPEIQRAIAGLWPILTPQEVLGGLWADPKRLANAAGQLSAADRAELYRSDSGEFSDADAPLLDELAELLGIDDSEERERSRRRWRAQLAEAQDALDILTGSAPQDLEDDLDPELLMAYDLIDASQLAERQQVRTRQTTAERAAGDRTWTYGHVIVDEAQELSEMAWRMVMRRIPNRWITAVGDVAQTGDPAGASSWQQVLEPYVAKRWKLTELTVNYRTPSEIMAVAADVLAAIDPAAPAPRSVRDSGFEPTATRVAATELGDEIKRQIAAEADQPGTTAVIVPHDLAPELAHLSGDSVRVLTVHEVKGLEFDAVVLAEPHRILSESPRGLNDLYVALTRATQRLAVVHSAELPQVLHPLG, encoded by the coding sequence ATGGAGCGCGAACAGCAGTACCTCACGAAGCTCTACGAACAGCTCGACGGTATGCGCGCCTACGCCCAGCGCCGGCTGCGGACGGTGCTGCTGGAAACCGGCGGCACCCCGCAGGCGCGCAGTGAACGCGAATCGTTCACCCAGCTCTATTCCGAGGATCTGTCCAAATACGATGCCGCCGAGCACGGTCTGTGCTTCGGCCGCATCGATATCGCCGCCGACGATTCCGGCGACGGCGCCGAGGGCGAGAATCGCTATATCGGCCGTATCGGCATCCTCGACGAATCCGCGGATTACGAGACGCTGCTGCTGGATTGGCGCGCCCCGCTGGCACGCCCGTTCTATCTGGCCACCACCGCCGCGCCCGACGGCGTGACCCGGCGTCGCCATATTCGCTCGCGCAATCGCAAGGTCACCGCGCTCAACGACGAATACCTCGATCTGGATGCCGCGCGCCGGGCCGGCGTGGTCGGCGGCGACGGCGGCGTGGGCAGCGAGAGCGCCCTGCTGGCCGCGCTCAATGCCGCCCGCACCGGGCACATGAACGACATCGTGGAAACCATTCAGCACGAGCAGGACGCGATCATTCGCTCCGAGCACAAGAGCGTGCTGGTGGTGCAGGGCGGGCCGGGCACCGGCAAGACCGCAGTGGCGTTGCATCGCGCGGCGTATCTGCTCTACACCTACCGTCAGCAGCTCGACAAGGCGGGCGTGCTGATCATCGGCCCGAACTCGACCTTCCTCGACTACATCGGCCAGGTGCTGCCCTCGCTCGGCGAGACCGGGGTGCTGCTGTCCACCATCGGCAACCTGTATCCGGGAGTGCGGGCGACCCTGGAGGATTCACTGCGCGCCGGCGAGCTCAAGGGCTCGCTGGCCATGCTCGAGGTGCTCAAGAAGGCGGTGCGCGACTGGCAGGAGGTGCCGCGCGAGCCGATCCGGCTCTACTTCGACGGGCATCAGCTGGAACTCGATCGCAAGATCGTCACCAAGGCCCGCGGGCGCGCTCGCTCCTCGCGTCGTCCCCACAATCTGGCCCGGCCCATCTTCGCCGCGTCGGTGGTGGACGCGCTCACCGATCAGCTGGCCGCCGCCATCGGCGCCAACCCGCTGGGCGGACGAAACCTGTTGAGCCAGACCGATCTCACCGAGATCCGCGACGAGATGCGCGCCGATCCGGAGATCCAGCGCGCCATCGCGGGGCTGTGGCCCATCCTCACCCCGCAGGAGGTGCTGGGCGGGCTGTGGGCCGATCCCAAACGCCTGGCCAACGCCGCGGGACAGCTGAGCGCGGCCGATCGCGCCGAGCTCTATCGTTCCGACAGCGGCGAATTCAGCGACGCCGACGCGCCGCTGCTCGACGAGCTCGCCGAACTGCTCGGCATCGACGACAGCGAGGAACGCGAGCGCTCCCGCCGGCGCTGGCGCGCCCAGCTGGCCGAGGCCCAGGACGCCCTCGACATCCTGACCGGTTCCGCGCCACAGGATCTCGAGGACGACCTCGACCCGGAACTGCTCATGGCCTACGACCTCATCGACGCCTCCCAGCTGGCCGAACGCCAGCAGGTGCGCACCCGGCAGACCACCGCCGAACGCGCCGCCGGCGACCGCACCTGGACCTACGGGCACGTCATCGTCGATGAGGCGCAAGAGCTTTCGGAGATGGCGTGGCGAATGGTCATGCGGCGCATCCCGAATCGGTGGATCACCGCAGTCGGCGACGTGGCGCAGACCGGCGATCCGGCGGGCGCGTCCTCGTGGCAGCAGGTGCTGGAACCGTATGTGGCCAAACGCTGGAAGCTCACCGAGCTGACCGTCAATTACCGGACGCCGTCGGAGATCATGGCGGTGGCCGCCGACGTGCTGGCCGCCATCGACCCGGCCGCGCCCGCGCCGCGCTCGGTGCGCGACTCCGGTTTCGAGCCCACCGCCACCCGGGTGGCGGCCACCGAACTCGGCGACGAGATCAAACGGCAGATCGCGGCCGAGGCCGACCAGCCGGGCACCACCGCGGTCATCGTGCCGCACGACCTGGCGCCGGAACTCGCTCACCTGAGCGGTGATTCGGTGCGGGTGCTCACCGTGCACGAGGTCAAGGGTCTCGAGTTCGACGCGGTCGTCCTCGCCGAACCGCATCGCATCCTGAGCGAGTCGCCGCGCGGGCTCAACGATCTGTACGTGGCGCTCACCCGCGCCACCCAGCGGCTGGCCGTCGTGCATTCGGCGGAGTTGCCGCAGGTGCTGCACCCGCTGGGCTGA
- a CDS encoding helix-turn-helix domain-containing protein, translating into MTGGNDEVRFDPRPVPPPETAKGILRPRQQNAANNHARLPAGERVARYVEWYWAVRWDRRGQPPFAAEVLSYPCVNLTFERTHERTGAFVTGVWTTKYVRELAGEGETFGVKFRPGGFGAFTGLDVGAYSDTSVPAAEIFPGADALGETVLATADPLHRRTVIEDFLVAAQRGVGDDTAYRQVLTIIEAMEHDPHLTRVDQVTERFDIPIRTLQRLFRRYVGGSPKWVLRRYRLQDGAQLLAEGRTSDLAALALELGYFDQAHFSNEFAKEIGMPPLEYARTSLPS; encoded by the coding sequence ATGACCGGCGGTAATGACGAGGTGCGGTTCGATCCGCGGCCGGTGCCGCCGCCGGAGACCGCGAAGGGCATCCTGCGGCCGCGACAGCAGAACGCGGCCAACAACCACGCCCGGCTGCCCGCGGGGGAGCGGGTCGCCCGCTATGTCGAGTGGTACTGGGCGGTGCGCTGGGACCGCCGGGGCCAGCCGCCGTTCGCCGCCGAGGTGCTGTCGTACCCGTGTGTGAACCTGACCTTCGAACGCACCCACGAACGCACCGGCGCCTTCGTCACCGGCGTGTGGACCACCAAGTACGTGCGCGAATTGGCCGGGGAGGGTGAGACATTCGGGGTGAAGTTCCGCCCCGGCGGCTTCGGCGCGTTCACCGGCCTGGACGTCGGCGCCTACAGCGACACCTCGGTCCCGGCGGCCGAGATCTTCCCCGGCGCGGACGCCCTGGGCGAAACCGTCCTCGCCACCGCCGACCCGCTGCACCGCCGCACGGTGATCGAGGACTTCCTGGTCGCCGCCCAGCGCGGGGTGGGCGACGACACCGCTTACCGCCAGGTGCTCACGATCATCGAGGCCATGGAACACGATCCGCACCTGACCCGGGTCGACCAGGTCACCGAGCGTTTCGACATTCCGATCCGCACCCTGCAGCGCCTGTTTCGCCGCTACGTCGGCGGCAGCCCGAAATGGGTGCTGCGCCGCTACCGTCTGCAGGACGGCGCACAGCTGCTGGCCGAGGGCCGCACCTCCGACCTGGCCGCGCTGGCGCTGGAACTGGGCTACTTCGATCAGGCCCACTTCTCCAACGAATTCGCCAAGGAGATCGGGATGCCTCCGCTGGAGTACGCCCGGACCTCGCTACCATCCTGA
- a CDS encoding DoxX family protein: MDVVVLIGRILFVLLFLSSGFGHIAQRQTMAQYAQFKGVPMAAIATPASGVLLLAGALSVLLGVWADLGALLLVIFLVPTAVLMHAFWKETDPQAKQTEMISFNKDIALAGAALMLFAFFAHTGTDLGLTLTGPLFSL, translated from the coding sequence ATGGACGTAGTGGTGTTGATCGGGCGGATTCTGTTCGTACTGCTGTTCCTCAGTTCGGGTTTCGGGCATATCGCCCAGCGGCAGACCATGGCGCAGTACGCGCAGTTCAAGGGTGTGCCGATGGCGGCCATCGCGACCCCCGCCTCGGGCGTGCTGCTGCTGGCCGGTGCGCTGAGCGTGCTGCTGGGCGTGTGGGCCGACCTGGGCGCGCTGCTGCTGGTGATCTTCCTGGTGCCGACGGCCGTGCTGATGCACGCGTTCTGGAAGGAGACCGACCCGCAGGCCAAGCAGACCGAGATGATCTCGTTCAACAAGGACATCGCCCTCGCCGGCGCGGCGCTCATGTTGTTCGCCTTCTTCGCCCACACCGGCACGGATCTCGGATTGACGCTCACCGGACCGCTTTTCAGCCTCTAG